AAATGCTTTTCCCCTGAACAACTACCAATTAAGTACATCATAGTTACCCCATGCATGTGTTATATCAGCTAGCGCTCAACCTAAAGTGCCCCATAACACTCACCTGTCTCTGCTGttgtagctgctgctgctccagctgtagTCTTTCTGTCTCAAACACAACAGGCAGCACCAGGATCATGAAGGAGGTAGTGCCGACCCAGAGCGCAGAGCGGGAAAAACTGAAACAGCACACCAACCTGATTAGTACCTGCAGTTTAAAATGTGTTATACTGTACCCTTTAGTTACTCTAATACTCCTTTTAGTTAGACTCTAATATTCAAAGACTGGAATAATATTAGTTCACCCCCAGACCCTGTAAGTGGTAGAAAATCCATGGATTGATATTGCATTTTACTATATGTAAATCTGCAGTTGTGGTTTGGTGTTTTTCCGTTCTTTATAATGTTGTAGCATTTACTCAATGCATACTTGAACCAACAGATTTAAGTTAAGAGTTGACTTAATTGGCACGAGCAAAGAATTTGTACCTGCTATATCCTTTACTGTGGCCTCTTGACAAACACATTCATGCAATTACTAATGAAAAGCAACAGACAGGGAGAGACATACCTGTAGAACTTTTTAATCAATGAGACTGAGCAGTGTGCAGACACCTCTGCAGCTGTGCGCACCGTTTCAGGAAACATCTCAGTCAGGCCCCACAATCTCTCCATTAGCGTCTCATCCAGCTTATGGACGACcacaaaaagcaaacatttgAGCCGTGCATTAGAACACAAAGAAGCATCTCTAATGAGTAAGAAAATACAGGAAAATGACCTAACATCTAAGTGGGAACATGAAATACATTCGTGTACAGTGAAACTAGTTTTTAGCTTGCAACATTGTTAGACAGACCATATACAGACCATATACCTCAGGTAGCTAGTTAGCTTTGGTGTTGCCCTATTTAGGCAGGGGAACTAACACAGCAAACAAAACAGTGCAACACACTGCTAAAGTCCCATTTTCATTCAATCTTTTTTCAAGAACCCATGAATAATAAGGTACTTACATCTTCATCTTCGTCGTCGTCAATCTCGTCCTCTGGGGGCCGTACGGACACCGAGCTCGTAGCGGGGGACAGTTCCTCGACTCcggccattttttttcttcctgttaaatccgcGACTAAATCAGAACAACGAGAGTCACTGCGGCCAGAATAATGTGTTTCTGAGGTTTTACCTGCTGCTAAAGGTAAAGCTGGGAAGTGTGCTAACTGTCTGAGGTCACAGTAGGAAAACGTGAGACTCAGGGTCGGATGACGACAGGAGGTCAGGGGTCAATTTGTACGTGAAGAGAAACGTAGTGCGCCCCTTGCTGTATGGACTGTCTAATGGCAAGCTCGGGAGTATTACTGCCACTTGCAGGATCAGCCGCTTAGGTTAACTCTGTGAGGTCTAAGTCAAGTCTTTGGTAATATGGggacaataaaaataattattctaTGTGGCTCAcatcaaaaattaaaaatttccaACAATAAATACAAGGGcatagatttggttttggcattggtggggacggattattcaaccaccgaaccattccctgtttcttttttttttctttttgtcgttgcttcttaataaaaagaggagaaatatacttgcctacatatcctattctacatgcttttaaaccatttaaaatcacaattcatagttttatat
This sequence is a window from Pelmatolapia mariae isolate MD_Pm_ZW linkage group LG8, Pm_UMD_F_2, whole genome shotgun sequence. Protein-coding genes within it:
- the tomm22 gene encoding mitochondrial import receptor subunit TOM22 homolog, which produces MAGVEELSPATSSVSVRPPEDEIDDDEDEDLDETLMERLWGLTEMFPETVRTAAEVSAHCSVSLIKKFYSFSRSALWVGTTSFMILVLPVVFETERLQLEQQQLQQQRQILLGPNTGMSGGMPGMMPPAPGKM